CATGTAACTTTTAAAGTAGAAATCCCGCCACTCAACAATACTCTTTACCTGCAGGAGCACAATCATTCCAATTATACAGTGGAGAATCAGCATCAACAAATTAGCTGGACAAGGTAAGGAAGTAAAACTCATGCACTATTTCATAAAATTGCCTAAATTATGGAGTAACCGAGCAAAAATATTCAATCATGGGAGACACAATATAATAGTTGGTCCTCTTATCTGAAAAACATATCGGTTGGTCCACCAGATGGCCATGATTTGAGACTCATCGTATATGACAGGATTGGCATAATGTAATAAATGTCAAAAATGTGAAGAACAAATCTGATTACTTCTGTGCTGGAGAGACCATGCAATGAGTCTGTGAGTCCATCTCCTGTATCAGAAACACATGAAATTAGAGAAGACTAAAATTAGAAACAAACCACAAAGGTAATCCCCTTTAACTATTGTTGggaaaacattaaaacataTCTTTGATTTCTGCCCATCATCTACTGTTGTAATTAACTAAAGTTTAGCTATAAACTAATCTGACCCATTTTGCGAGTGGACAGAGGAGACCTTTTACTCAATCATCATTAAGAACATTAAATATAACAAAGCTTAGAATTAGGAatagaaggaagaaaaaagtCCAGCCTTCAAGAGACAGTCAATCATTAGGCAATATGACAGAAAATGAAGTGAGATACCTGTAAAATTTCCAGAGACAAATGCGCGAGAAGCATCTCTATTTCAGAAGGGGTAGAGATAGGTGTTAGGGTGCAAGTATAAGGGCAACACAGATCAGAAAACAATAACAAAGTGCAGTTTATAAGTGAATTTTAACATTAATGTAATTTTCTTCTGTGTTGAGGCCATGTGCAATTTGATACGGTATAAATTTATACAATCATGTactataataattttacataTATCCTCTTTCTCGCAACTACTGGTGCTCCTTGGCATGTCGCATAACTGTCTCAGTTATGACGCCTACAAAAATCTCATGTATGCATGAGAGAAAAGATTCCACACAAACAAGTCTTGCTTCCTCAAAACTAAAATACAAGACTCATGAAGAGAAAATTATCAATGCATCTCTCCCTCTTTCACAAAAGCACACATTACACACACACTGAAATGAATTTGTGTCAACGTGCAAGCAGCAACTTTATTTTCTCAGAGAAGTAGCCCTCTTTAATCAATCTTCATACTATATGCATAAGCAAGACACAAACAAGATATAAGCAGAAAATACAACATATTACCTCCCAGCAAAATGATTGTAACCCCCACCTGCGCCGTAATGAGATTTTCCTTTCGTTACATCGAAGACGGATCTAATTCGTTGAAAGAAAATAGGATCATATTAAAAGGTAATATGTTCCCATGCAATAACTCACTCCAATGTCAGAAATTCAAGTACATAGTAACCGAACAGGCACTTATATCTTAGAAGAGCAATGCACCACCAAGCTCTATTCCCTTGAAATGTCTTGACAGTAAACCATTGCTTCTACACTCAGATGCAGGCTCtacattatattataatgcaatatataatatgctaTGATAatgcttctctctctctctctctctatgtttTCTTCTTATCCTTGTATTACTGCTAGCAATGCCTCAATTAGGATCCTTAAAGCTGAAGCTTCAAACTACAGCAGGCACTCGACATTGACCTGATAACTTAACCTAACAAATTTTTCCGAGAAACGCACGCAGACAgatacagagagagagggggagggaGGGTACCCCAGAATTCCCAAAAGAATGGGCAAAGCATCATCGGTTCCATTGTAGGCAACCAGTTCTTCAGCTGTGAATATTCTCTACAAGCACAAGCAACAATGTCAGATCATTGTTACTGCGATGaccaaataataaaaaaaatcaacttcAGAGGGAAAAACTTCACATTGCACAGCAAACGTTGAAATTCCATTGGACCCATgaaggaaaaagtaaaattgcaTAGCAATCGATATCAAAGTCGGAGAATTCGACGCCCAAACCAGCTGCTACAGCGTTGGAatcacagagagagagagagagagagagagaattcaCAGTTCACCTGTTGCTGCCGGCGGGCAGGGGAGAAGTAGAGAGCGGCGAGAGCCACCAGAGCTGCCGAGACAGTAACAGCGGCGACAAAAGAGAACTTGGTGGGTTTCATAGTCACGTTGTTCTTCCCATTTAGGGTTCTTCAATTTATGGCAGCGTCCCCCGGCGATCTTCCGGGGCTTGAAGGGaagatgtttttttttttttttcccaatttattTTTCGAGGGGTAAAACCGTAAAAGTAAAAGTGGAGGGACGTTCCTTCTGCCTGAGGAGACCGCTGATCGAATTTTTGCGGTTCGGCGGTCGGAAGCTTATTCCGATTCTTCTCGGTGTCTATATTGTGCTCCTTGGTCGGAGAACGTCGGAGAAAGTCTCCTATATAACAGGTATATCTACGATAATGAGAATTATTATCGACGACAAAACCCATTCTAAAAGAGGTCTTATTAGAGAACATGAATTTTCCTCTAATAGAGAGAGCCTCATACCGATCCTCCTTAAACTGGGACGCTTAGGGCATGGGTCATGTAGGCTCTTTCAATCTCATGCAAAGATTAAATACTTCTGATATCTTGTTTACGTGACATCACATTATCACTCTTTGATCATAACTCTCGATATTATATTATGTGATAGGCCTCCCGATGGGGGCCTTAGAAAAAGACCGTCGAGATCAAGATCAAGTCCAAAGGACAACATGCCCATTCCAAGACTCGGTCTCTACAAGTGACGATCATAAGCAGTTATTTATAGGAAACCTCTATAAACGTATAAAGATAGACCCATTGGGGGCAGAAGCGCACACGAGAAGAGAACAAAAAGCCTGTATTGTGTACATGAAGAGAGGCTCATGTATTCCACCCTGTATCATTATGACACTAATTAACCACCGAGGGGGTAGCTACATATAGTGCATTAACTCAAATCTAAATGTGGGTTTATGTTCTTTCTTCCGTACTACCAAAAACTTTAATCGATAGACAATCTCGGTTAAAAGAGATATATACAGATAGTTAAAGGCTATCAATCCATACACATACGCCTCATCATCGGGATTTTTCCTACTTTACTATCACGCCAATAAATATATGAGTTTATTCATGAAATTTCTACTTCATTATATACAATTGGTTTTCTAAGTAATAGttcaacttttaaatttttattaactcATTTTAAGCAAATACTctttataaccaaaaaaaataaaaataaaaatgacgtgttatttttaaataaaaataaattttcataaaatttataagGATGGtccttaaaaattatttattcatcTTTAAATTAACCCATAAGTAATACTATTTACGATATTTCGTATTATATTATTCTGGAAATTTTTGTATCTTTTATACACATATTCATGGAAAATTATCAATTAGTTTTTAAATCACCAATACAAATGATAATATTTAAGACTATACTCTTGCACTAAGTGCTAGTAATAATTACTAAAATTTCTAGATATAACAGTGTAATGTGGACcttaaaatttcttattatttatctatttctttaaattatttatatttttttctattaatatGTCTCATTAAATGCACCAATTCTCTTTTACTTATATTAAATAGATTATCATAACTTGTGACTAAACTGgttttgaatatttatttatatgtcgATGTTGACTCTAACAATGGAAGTGAAATATTACTCATGCATGACGATAAGGTTTGCTCACCCAAGACGTCATAAATCTAATGTCGACGGAAAGCACAGTCACTTTCCTTAGACGTCCGtttactttaatttctaaattaaTCCCATTTAATAATTACATTAAAAAGTTTGTTTGATGCAAATTTAAGCGGGCCTACCTACATGTGCTAAACTACTACTGATGCCTGTTGGTTTTTCTAGGTGAAATAACGGGCGTCCTTTATCTATAAATTGAGAGTAATTCCTTTCGGGCGGTTGTTTAGTCACAAtgtattttcaatatttatcgAATCTTTACACTGCAAGTAAAATTCCGTTAATTTGCTATTAAGATAGCAACATCAAATATAGCAAAAGTCTTGGGGATGTgaattttgtttgtttgtctTCTGTAAATGTGGGGAGTAGGTTACTCTCCGATGACTTTTGAATACTAATGAAGTTttaacaagtaccacaagaaaaaaaaaaagttcggTCAATTTGCTACGTTCTCGTAAGCAAACGTTTTCGTACTTCTTTGAGCCTTCTATCTATTCATTAATAATATCCCAGTTTGTGATGAAGTAAATGGTGACGTCGTACTCAAAGGAACTAAGacctatatatacatacaacaCACTTGAATTATGTGCATATGCATCTCTCAGGTTGCCTTCAAACAGAAATCTTGATCGATCATCTGATCCTTCATACAAGTTTATTGGGTACTCATCACTTTTCACCTTCGTAACTAAGTTCGGGGAGAACGACCAGCTTACGGCTTCTTAGTCTTCTTTGTCATGTCAAAGATTTCAGGGTCGATTTTGGTCTACTAATGCTCGGTTATCTGGTTTTGCAGAAGTATAATTGAGACTGATCATTATCAATAGATTGACAATGAGTTCGGAAAGAAAGTCGGACAACTGCCTTGGATGGGCTGCAAGAGATGAGTCGGGATTCCTTTCACCTTTCAACTTCGAGCGCCGGTACGAATGattaattttccttcttctctgTATGCGGTTTTCCTATGATAAATGGACTAGGATCCCATTTTGACACGCCTTGTCGATTGGCATGATTCTTCTAATGACCCGGAAAACTTTTACGGGTTACAATTTTGGTCAGCATTAAGCATCAAATAACTTCGAGTTATCGTTTGCTGTCAAAATCCGTTGGATACGAATTGCCAGCAAATTGAGAACAACCGGGGATAGGAAACTTCGACTTCTAATCTACTATTCATGTCAAGCATCACAATATTTCTATTCACATTCTGCATCCATCCTTGCAGGGCTGTCGGAGATGATGACGTCTCGGTGAAGATCACTCACTGTGGCATCTGCTATGCAGATGTATTCTTCACCCGAAACAAAATAGGCACGGCAAAGTATCCTATGGTACCTGGGTATGTACATAAATGAAAGATTTTCATTTGGTTATTATAAGTAGTTCTGTAATTTTCCCGGAATTTTCCCTCTACAAAGTTTGTTGATGAAGATGAATGGATGCAGGCACGAGATCGTTGGAATTGTTAAGGAAGTGGGTGCGAATGTGGGCAAATTCAAAGTAGGAGATCATGTCGGGGTCGGAACTTACCTCAACTCTTGCAGAGACTGCGAGTACTGCAACGAGAGTTTAGAAGTGCACTGCTCAAAGGGAATTGTTATGACGTTCgatggcactgatgtggatggTACCCCGACCAAAGGAGGCTACTCCGAGTTCATTGTCGCTCATGAAAGGTGAGACCTCTTTGAATGTTCGGGAATGAAAAGTTCAAAACTTCTCCACTGGTTGAGCTTACTGATTAAAAACGTGAATTGCAGATACTGCTATCAGATACCTGAAAACTACCCAATGGAATTAGCAGCACCTCTGCTGTGCGCTGGGATCACAGTTTACACTCCGATGGTACGCCACAAGATGAACACCCAGCCTGGGAAATCCCTCGGAGTGATTGGTCTAGGAGGGCTGGGCCACATGGCCGTGAAGTTTGGCAAGGCCTTTGGCCTGAAGGTCACCGTTCTGAGCACCAGCATGTCCAAGAAGGATGATGCCTTGACCCTGCTAGGTGCCGATAGATTTGTCCTCTCGTCTGACAAAGAAGAGATGGATGTACGGCTCTATAAAAAACAGTGGCTTCAGTTCTCGTGTTAAATTTTATACTTTCGATGGTTATTCTGATCAATTGGTGCTGAATTCCATGTTAGGCACTAGAGAAGTCCCTAGATTTCATAGTCGATACAGCATCGGGAGTTCACCCCTTTGATTCCTATATGCCACTGCTGAAGCCTGGTGGCATTCTTGCTCTGGTAGGCGCCCCAAGCGAAGTGAAACTGAATCCTATGAGCCTTATCATGGGTATGTACGTCCTCGGATATTATTGAAAACGTTTTTATATGATTGAGTTGGATGGTTTATTATATGCTACTGACGTTCTCGACATGCAACTTTGATGCAGGCATGAGAAGCATTGCCGGAAGTGCAGTAGGGGGAACAAAGATGACTCAAGAGATGATCAACTTCTGCGCCGAGCACAAGATTTATCCAGAGATAGAATTGATCCCAATTCAGTATGCAAATGAAGCTCTGGAAAGGCTTGAGAAGAGTGATGTGAAGTTCCGTTTCGTGATCGACATTGCGAACTCCTTGAACTAAGCTTTCAGCAAGTGCAGTAATTTATTCTGTGTGTATCAAATAATGTTCTCTAGTCTGAGTATGACCTTATAATAACtagaagggagagagaggttTCAATAATGGAAATCGAATAAAAATCGGGTTCACGTAATGAGTAATATGGATAAATGGAATTCTGGTTTTATGCAACTATCCCGGGCTCAGTCAATCTCGAGAATCGTTATCACGGCGTGGACACCCGACAATGGCAAAGGTTTCGAGTGAAACTGAGCTGGGCTCAAGTCTAACACATCATGCTCATCAAACCTCGAGCCAACTAGTTTCGACCCCAAACTCCGAGTCGCGCTGAGCTCAAACCCTGATATAGTCTGCTTGGACCCAACTCGATCCCGGCGCTAGCTCTGGACCGAACCCCCTGTCAGACCTGACATAGTCCAACTGAAGGTCTTCTGTGTTAATATTAGCCattaaaaaacaaagaggAAAAAAGGAAACTTTTTCACTGTATTTGATTGTCGAGTTAGGGATTGAGATGGAGATGGGATGAGATAGATTTTAAATGCCgagaatataaaatattctaaTCATATGTTTGGGATATACTCAGGTCCAGGATTGGAatataaaaaggaaatgaCCTATACACTCATgtataattatttcaaaatctttaaaaaaatcagaaaGAAATAATCACGGAGGAAGAAAGTCATTAGTTATGGAGGGGGGGTGGGACCCAATGCCACCGTCCCTAGCGACCTCGCCTGGGGCATCGGTGACCAGAGTCAAGCCCCTAATGCCCTACAATCGCCTTTCTCTTCCCTCAAAGAGAGATAGGAAGGAGTGGGGCTGTAATGGTCCATTCCGACCACCGCAATCCCAATCGAGGTCGTTGGTGGTCATAGAGATCTCGACGACCTCGATTAGGGTTGTGGTTGCCGAAATCGGACCACCATAGCCCCCCTCCTACCCctatgagagagagagagagagagagagagagaattatgGGGCTGACGCTTGACGCT
The sequence above is drawn from the Punica granatum isolate Tunisia-2019 chromosome 5, ASM765513v2, whole genome shotgun sequence genome and encodes:
- the LOC116208192 gene encoding membrane-associated progesterone-binding protein 4 isoform X1 is translated as MKPTKFSFVAAVTVSAALVALAALYFSPARRQQQRIFTAEELVAYNGTDDALPILLGILGSVFDVTKGKSHYGAGGGYNHFAGRDASRAFVSGNFTGDGLTDSLHGLSSTEVKSIVEWRDFYFKSYMYVGRLVGRYYDKHGNPTKYLKGVEAKAKRGAQLLEKQKKEEAKQPSCNSRWSQDEGGKVWCDEGYPRLVQRPLEIALTGKMSKRCACFRKDQLDNPGLEVYSGCDPLSNTCAV
- the LOC116207164 gene encoding probable cinnamyl alcohol dehydrogenase 1; translated protein: MSSERKSDNCLGWAARDESGFLSPFNFERRAVGDDDVSVKITHCGICYADVFFTRNKIGTAKYPMVPGHEIVGIVKEVGANVGKFKVGDHVGVGTYLNSCRDCEYCNESLEVHCSKGIVMTFDGTDVDGTPTKGGYSEFIVAHERYCYQIPENYPMELAAPLLCAGITVYTPMVRHKMNTQPGKSLGVIGLGGLGHMAVKFGKAFGLKVTVLSTSMSKKDDALTLLGADRFVLSSDKEEMDALEKSLDFIVDTASGVHPFDSYMPLLKPGGILALVGAPSEVKLNPMSLIMGMRSIAGSAVGGTKMTQEMINFCAEHKIYPEIELIPIQYANEALERLEKSDVKFRFVIDIANSLN